From the genome of Clostridium sp. BNL1100, one region includes:
- a CDS encoding sensor histidine kinase codes for MINKITSSMFSKILRSSQFYKNISIKKKLLLVVNLQILIPLIFVGFFAYKSSEEIINSKSLSYSNDVLSSIGLRLQDTVTNLTNISGDISMDKNIYDALISYDTGNNNNNLTEMGIHEIDSQLTNLFITVKGNRPEINSICIVTDSGLVLPRRYPSTDSELRSVVNREYSRMSEKADEVTRKAAWFFETSSGVVKNAYLVKKVYNRDDYTEIGMLVVQIKMDSLKDVLKGLESEVMQNTTILSPNSDIIVSKNKSALERYKSIIKDTPYDEDSFIDQENNIFVAYTYLKDNINWRIVTFVPLNELYSDVNILRNRIIMLCLASIIILSVVSIYMSFDMIKPINRLVKAMKNMNINNIPESYIEVDRSDELGFLHKTFNNMAKEIDHLVTWIYREQITRKEAELKALQSQINPHFLFNTLESINWMAQLNNVPEISDIVTDLSALLEASIGRDDRLIPIEEEFMYIDKYISLLKRRFEDKITLKKEIDPQVLYIKIPRLLIQPLIENAVYHGVENSREKGVIMLNARIQEDLIVLEVIDNGNGISKDDLIKLNKSLEMDNDTYFKSLREKKNKSIGIDNVNRRIKLFYGEKYGIKIESSVNIFTKVTVSLPLQTFNTKESYYVQGSNN; via the coding sequence ATGATAAATAAAATTACTTCAAGCATGTTTTCTAAAATACTTAGAAGCTCACAATTTTACAAAAACATATCAATAAAAAAGAAATTACTGCTTGTAGTAAACCTACAAATTTTAATACCTCTTATATTTGTAGGGTTTTTTGCTTATAAGAGTTCAGAAGAAATTATTAATAGCAAATCTCTATCGTACTCTAATGATGTACTTAGCTCTATCGGATTAAGACTACAAGATACGGTAACAAATTTGACCAACATATCCGGTGACATAAGTATGGATAAAAATATATATGACGCTTTAATCAGCTATGATACAGGTAATAACAATAATAATTTAACGGAGATGGGCATTCATGAAATAGATTCTCAGTTAACAAACCTATTTATAACGGTAAAAGGCAATAGACCTGAAATTAATTCTATTTGCATAGTAACTGACAGCGGTTTAGTACTACCGAGACGTTATCCAAGTACTGACTCGGAGCTAAGGTCAGTAGTAAACAGAGAATACTCCCGAATGAGTGAAAAGGCTGATGAAGTTACCAGAAAAGCAGCCTGGTTCTTTGAAACGTCCTCAGGAGTTGTCAAGAATGCTTATTTAGTAAAAAAGGTATACAACAGGGATGATTATACGGAAATAGGAATGTTGGTAGTCCAAATAAAAATGGATTCTTTGAAGGATGTTTTAAAGGGACTGGAATCTGAGGTCATGCAAAATACTACAATTCTTTCACCAAATAGTGATATAATTGTATCAAAGAATAAATCGGCATTGGAAAGGTATAAATCCATAATAAAGGATACACCGTATGATGAGGATTCTTTTATAGATCAGGAAAATAATATTTTTGTTGCTTATACATATTTAAAAGATAATATTAATTGGAGAATAGTTACATTTGTTCCTTTAAATGAATTATATTCAGATGTAAATATATTGAGAAACAGGATAATTATGCTCTGTCTTGCATCAATTATAATATTGTCTGTAGTCAGCATTTATATGTCATTTGATATGATAAAACCAATCAACAGGTTGGTAAAGGCAATGAAAAATATGAACATAAACAATATACCGGAAAGTTATATTGAGGTTGACAGAAGTGACGAACTTGGCTTCCTGCATAAGACCTTCAATAATATGGCTAAAGAGATTGACCATCTGGTTACATGGATTTACAGGGAACAGATTACTCGTAAAGAGGCTGAGCTGAAAGCATTACAGTCGCAAATAAACCCCCATTTTCTCTTTAATACACTGGAATCAATAAACTGGATGGCACAGTTAAATAACGTACCTGAGATAAGCGATATAGTAACGGACCTTTCTGCACTGCTTGAAGCCAGTATTGGAAGGGATGACAGGCTTATTCCCATAGAAGAGGAGTTTATGTATATAGATAAATACATATCTCTCTTAAAACGCAGATTTGAAGATAAAATAACACTTAAAAAAGAAATTGACCCTCAGGTTCTGTATATAAAGATTCCAAGACTTCTTATACAGCCATTAATCGAAAATGCTGTCTATCATGGAGTGGAAAACAGCAGAGAAAAAGGTGTCATTATGCTGAATGCCAGAATACAGGAAGATTTAATAGTATTAGAGGTAATTGACAACGGCAACGGAATTTCGAAAGATGATCTTATAAAGTTAAATAAGAGCCTTGAAATGGATAATGACACATATTTTAAATCTCTTAGAGAGAAGAAAAACAAGAGTATCGGAATTGATAATGTAAATAGAAGAATAAAACTCTTCTACGGTGAAAAATACGGTATCAAAATAGAGAGCAGTGTTAACATATTTACTAAAGTAACGGTTTCTTTACCGCTTCAAACATTCAATACTAAGGAGAGTTATTATGTACAAGGTTCTAATAATTGA
- a CDS encoding extracellular solute-binding protein: MQHSKKLLCLVLFTLVSIISVSCGSDKSYVSDARNSKINHTETSTISLMTSWGGVDSKAGCLTDLLDKFENENPTIKVSNQSIFGDEYLPTLKTRFASGNEPDVFGLWPCSDIKYMIRANKLADLTDMLRKDSEWMESFKGNYFDLTTYNNRIFGIPFELVFEGMFINKDLFQQFGVKIPQNYQELKNAINIFNKHNITPIAYNATAEGSYIYQNMIASLGGNEGVEKFIVNNKINKCYIDAMKYMKELYEMHAFPDDLISITSEERNNLFIKKQAAMIVQGSWFAAYFGKFDKTVEMIPFPSMGNGSSKIPAGLGGGTFYISKSAWSAPEGKENTVKLMKFLTSKDTSDYLYKEAGLFSTLNISMETPYNALAKQSIGVYEKTPEQNRCAIPDHVIDRSTWEKVIVKEFPNYLDNKISAEEIWEKALNRLQ, translated from the coding sequence ATGCAACACTCAAAAAAACTTTTATGTTTAGTACTATTTACATTAGTCAGTATTATATCAGTTTCCTGTGGTAGTGATAAATCGTATGTTTCAGACGCTCGTAACAGTAAAATTAATCACACTGAAACCAGTACAATAAGTTTAATGACAAGTTGGGGCGGTGTTGACAGCAAAGCCGGATGTTTGACCGATTTGCTGGACAAATTTGAAAATGAAAATCCTACTATAAAAGTTTCCAATCAATCTATTTTTGGAGATGAATATTTGCCTACTCTTAAAACGAGGTTTGCGTCAGGTAACGAACCCGATGTTTTTGGTTTATGGCCGTGCTCGGATATAAAATATATGATCAGGGCAAACAAGCTTGCTGACCTTACGGACATGCTCAGGAAGGACAGTGAATGGATGGAAAGCTTCAAGGGAAACTACTTTGATTTGACTACCTACAATAACAGGATATTTGGAATACCTTTTGAGCTTGTATTTGAAGGGATGTTTATCAATAAGGATTTATTTCAGCAATTTGGTGTAAAAATACCTCAAAATTATCAGGAGCTTAAAAATGCAATAAATATATTTAATAAGCACAACATAACCCCTATAGCCTATAACGCTACCGCCGAAGGCTCATATATATATCAGAATATGATTGCCAGCCTCGGAGGAAACGAAGGAGTAGAAAAGTTTATAGTTAATAATAAGATAAATAAATGCTACATAGATGCAATGAAATATATGAAAGAACTATATGAAATGCATGCATTTCCGGATGATTTAATATCTATTACCAGCGAAGAAAGAAACAATCTTTTTATAAAGAAACAGGCAGCCATGATAGTTCAGGGGTCATGGTTTGCAGCATACTTTGGTAAATTTGATAAAACTGTTGAAATGATACCGTTTCCGTCTATGGGAAATGGAAGTAGTAAAATACCTGCAGGTTTAGGTGGGGGAACCTTTTACATAAGTAAAAGTGCATGGAGCGCACCAGAAGGTAAAGAAAACACGGTAAAACTTATGAAGTTCCTCACGTCAAAGGACACATCAGACTATTTATACAAGGAAGCCGGCTTATTCAGTACATTAAACATATCAATGGAGACCCCCTATAACGCATTGGCAAAACAAAGTATCGGTGTTTATGAAAAAACTCCAGAACAGAATCGGTGTGCCATTCCTGATCATGTAATAGATAGAAGCACATGGGAAAAGGTTATTGTTAAGGAGTTTCCAAATTATCTTGATAATAAAATCTCTGCGGAAGAAATATGGGAAAAAGCTTTGAATAGATTGCAATGA